From the Solanum lycopersicum chromosome 10, SLM_r2.1 genome, one window contains:
- the LOC101251726 gene encoding cold-regulated protein 28 isoform X2: protein MEETCRSDSPMSSDSCIAVLSRSESGAGESSSLIIENFKHDFVQTGNVTTDECMGWTNEKHNAFLDCLETSFVKQLHRSMILRAGCVELNRSSRNLSKKLFNNDIAKKQFTAWRDKSWKINIESDQPELLIGQGDEYHHVADLQLCSRLFTKEKQRRDKRTSSHGLEERSNLPLLIPAELLKTVGRIAEGSGQNFVDEDFEENSRSKKLKTAMTDTADNKQIVPTGKFRVQELLTPCSAERNK from the exons ATGGAGGAAACCTGCCGGAGTGACTCGCCGATGTCATCGGACAGTTGCATCGCTGTGTTGAGTCGATCGGAATCTGGCGCTGGCGAGTCTTCTTCTCTGATAATTGAGAATTTCAAACATGATTTTGTTCAGACTGGAAATGTAACCACG GATGAGTGCATGGGATGGACAAATGAGAAGCACAATGCATTTCTGGATTGTCTTGAAACATCATTTGTTAAGCAGTTGCACAGATCAATGATCTTGCGTGCTGGCTGTGTGGAACTGAACAGGAGTTCCAGAAATTTGTCTAAAAAGCTGTTCAACAATGATATAGCTAAAAAGCAG TTCACTGCTTGGCGAGATAAAAGTTGGAAGATCAATATTGAGAGCGACCAACCTGAGCTATTGATCGGGCAGGGTGATGAGTACCATCACGTTGCGGATCTCCAATTGTGTTCTAGACTCTTTACCAAGGAAAAGCAAAGAAGAGATAAGAGGACTTCATCTCATGGACTCGAAGAGAGATCGAATCTGCCCCTTCTCATCCCTGCAGAACTTCTTAAAACAGTTGGCAGAATTGCTG AAGGTTCAGGTCAGAATTTTGTGGATGAAGATTTTGAAGAAAACTCGAGGAGCAAAAAGCTGAAAACAGCCATGACAGATACTGCAGACAATAAGCAA ATTGTTCCAACAGGAAAGTTTAGAGTCCAAGAGTTGCTAACGCCATGTTCCGCAGAAAGGAATAAGTAA
- the LOC101251726 gene encoding cold-regulated protein 28 isoform X1: MEETCRSDSPMSSDSCIAVLSRSESGAGESSSLIIENFKHDFVQTGNVTTDECMGWTNEKHNAFLDCLETSFVKQLHRSMILRAGCVELNRSSRNLSKKLFNNDIAKKQFTAWRDKSWKINIESDQPELLIGQGDEYHHVADLQLCSRLFTKEKQRRDKRTSSHGLEERSNLPLLIPAELLKTVGRIAEGSGQNFVDEDFEENSRSKKLKTAMTDTADNKQPMFVERRADNPMFMEVNSLTSALVEDLLHSRRSSLLKRALAGRECSRRILGSV, encoded by the exons ATGGAGGAAACCTGCCGGAGTGACTCGCCGATGTCATCGGACAGTTGCATCGCTGTGTTGAGTCGATCGGAATCTGGCGCTGGCGAGTCTTCTTCTCTGATAATTGAGAATTTCAAACATGATTTTGTTCAGACTGGAAATGTAACCACG GATGAGTGCATGGGATGGACAAATGAGAAGCACAATGCATTTCTGGATTGTCTTGAAACATCATTTGTTAAGCAGTTGCACAGATCAATGATCTTGCGTGCTGGCTGTGTGGAACTGAACAGGAGTTCCAGAAATTTGTCTAAAAAGCTGTTCAACAATGATATAGCTAAAAAGCAG TTCACTGCTTGGCGAGATAAAAGTTGGAAGATCAATATTGAGAGCGACCAACCTGAGCTATTGATCGGGCAGGGTGATGAGTACCATCACGTTGCGGATCTCCAATTGTGTTCTAGACTCTTTACCAAGGAAAAGCAAAGAAGAGATAAGAGGACTTCATCTCATGGACTCGAAGAGAGATCGAATCTGCCCCTTCTCATCCCTGCAGAACTTCTTAAAACAGTTGGCAGAATTGCTG AAGGTTCAGGTCAGAATTTTGTGGATGAAGATTTTGAAGAAAACTCGAGGAGCAAAAAGCTGAAAACAGCCATGACAGATACTGCAGACAATAAGCAA CCTATGTTCGTGGAGAGGAGGGCTGATAACCCCATGTTCATGGAGGTCAATTCGTTGACCTCCGCGCTCGTGGAAGATCTGCTGCATTCGCGGAGGTCTAGCTTATTAAAACGTGCACTGGCGGGCAGGGAGTGTTCGCGAAGGATCCTTGGCAGTGTTTAA